A single genomic interval of Macaca nemestrina isolate mMacNem1 chromosome 14, mMacNem.hap1, whole genome shotgun sequence harbors:
- the LOC105498418 gene encoding interferon alpha-1/13 has product MMALPFALLMALVVLSCKSSCSLGCDLPETHSLDNRKTMMLLAQMSRISPSSCLMDRHDFGFPQQEFDGNQFQKAPAISVLHELIQQTFNLFTTKDSSAAWDEDLLDKFCTELYQQLNDLEACVMQQERVGETPLMNADSTLAVKKYFRRITLYLTEKKYSPCAWEVVRAEIMRSFSLSTNLQERLRRKE; this is encoded by the coding sequence ATGATGGCCTTGCCCTTTGCTTTACTGATGGCCCTGGTGGTGCTCAGCTGCAAGTCAAGCTGCTCTCTGGGCTGTGATCTGCCTGAGACCCACAGCCTGGATAACAGGAAGACCATGATGCTCCTGGCACAGATGAGCAGAAtctctccttcctcctgtctGATGGACAGACATGACTTTGGATTTCCCCAGCAGGAGTTTGATGGCAACCAGTTCCAGAAGGCTCCAGCCATCTCTGTCCTCCATGAGCTGATCCAGCAGACCTTCAACCTCTTTACCACAAAAGACTCATCTGCTGCTTGGGATGAGGACCTCCTAGACAAATTCTGCACTGAACTCTACCAGCAGCTGAATGACTTGGAAGCCTGTGTCATGCAGCAGGAGAGGGTGGGAGAAACTCCCCTGATGAATGCAGACTCCACCTTGGCTGTGAAGAAATACTTCCGAAGAATCACTCTCTATCTGACAGAGAAGAAATATAGCccttgtgcctgggaggttgtCAGAGCAGAAATCATGAGATCCTTCTCTTTATCAACAAACTTGCAAGAAAGATTAAGGAGGAAGGAATAA